A single Endozoicomonas sp. NE40 DNA region contains:
- a CDS encoding TRAP transporter small permease — protein sequence MGVDLLIRQLAPATRRIVSLFALTGCLAYCAMMVYGAWVYLDKIYGIGLGMEDVRLPYWLARSFSDDFAWEVLKLDTEDPMFPLWLAHSGLLLGFLLIGWRFFQAFWKLLTGEIEQFELADEARDALKEVEDKGAEK from the coding sequence ATTGGCGTGGACCTGCTGATCAGGCAGCTGGCTCCGGCAACCCGAAGAATAGTCAGCCTGTTTGCATTAACCGGATGTCTCGCTTACTGCGCAATGATGGTTTATGGCGCCTGGGTCTATCTGGACAAAATATACGGCATTGGTCTGGGCATGGAGGATGTGCGTCTGCCCTACTGGCTTGCCCGGAGTTTTAGTGATGATTTCGCCTGGGAAGTTTTAAAGCTTGATACTGAAGACCCAATGTTTCCTTTATGGCTTGCCCACAGCGGTTTGCTGCTTGGCTTTCTGTTAATCGGGTGGCGTTTTTTTCAGGCTTTCTGGAAACTGTTAACCGGTGAAATCGAGCAGTTTGAGTTAGCCGATGAAGCCAGGGATGCCCTGAAAGAAGTAGAAGATAAGGGGGCAGAAAAATGA
- a CDS encoding FAS1-like dehydratase domain-containing protein — protein sequence MSVLQPCEVDLSALQKWEGRQQLKTEVIHSRPVVAMAATLDKELFSSEQGACLAPLWHWLYFLPETPSAGLAEDGHPVLGGFLPPVPLSRRMWAGGRLEIGSPLRIGESVERLSEIRSVRYKEGRSGPLVFVEVHHHFEGEHGGSMREEHDIVYRQPVKPGTPGTAPAAQQPDLQAQWSVTVTPDPKLLFRYSALTFNTHRIHYDRSYCNNVEGYSGLVVHGPLLATLLLVEAGRAIPDIKVLSFSFRAVSPILDINDFTVNGRRDGHTLSLWIANHRGELAMQAEARIR from the coding sequence ATGAGCGTGTTACAGCCCTGTGAAGTAGACCTGTCTGCCCTGCAGAAATGGGAGGGACGACAGCAACTGAAAACCGAGGTTATTCATAGCAGACCGGTGGTTGCCATGGCTGCCACGCTTGATAAAGAGCTGTTTTCTTCTGAACAGGGTGCCTGTCTGGCGCCTTTGTGGCACTGGCTTTATTTTCTGCCCGAAACACCCAGCGCAGGTCTTGCAGAAGATGGACATCCGGTGTTGGGAGGCTTCCTTCCGCCAGTACCTCTATCCCGTCGTATGTGGGCGGGAGGAAGGCTCGAAATTGGCTCACCCTTGAGGATTGGGGAATCGGTTGAGCGGCTGTCTGAAATTCGCAGTGTCCGCTATAAGGAAGGACGTTCCGGACCTCTGGTCTTTGTCGAGGTGCATCATCACTTTGAGGGTGAGCATGGCGGCAGTATGCGGGAAGAACACGACATTGTTTACCGACAGCCTGTCAAACCGGGTACACCCGGTACAGCCCCTGCCGCTCAACAGCCTGATCTTCAGGCTCAGTGGTCAGTTACAGTAACCCCTGACCCAAAGCTGCTGTTTCGGTATTCAGCCCTGACATTTAATACACATCGTATTCATTATGACCGGAGTTACTGCAATAATGTCGAGGGCTATTCGGGGCTGGTTGTTCATGGCCCTTTACTGGCGACGTTACTGTTAGTAGAAGCAGGCAGGGCGATTCCTGATATTAAGGTTTTGTCGTTTTCTTTTCGTGCTGTCAGTCCCATTCTGGACATTAACGACTTTACCGTGAACGGTCGCCGTGATGGTCATACCCTGAGCCTGTGGATAGCGAATCACCGTGGTGAGCTGGCCATGCAGGCAGAGGCTCGAATACGGTAA
- a CDS encoding TRAP transporter substrate-binding protein: MIKRIITAAALILSTLAASAFAQDPIVIKFSHVVAENTPKGQMANKFRDLVHERLGDRVKVEVYPNSQLYGDNKVLEAMLLGDVQMGALSLSKFKRYTKKLQVFDLPFLLEDLDAVYRFENSDTGKNLLRSMERRGILGLGYLHSGMKQFSANKPLRVPEDAAGLKFRIMSSDVLASQMHALNATPLKKPFSEVFTLLQTKAIDGQENSWSNIYSKKFYETQEYITQTDHGIINYMIVTSDEFWKGLPADLRGELQKAIDESIDFGNAVAKEKATSDRVAVEQSGRSKVLDLTPEERKQWVEAMRPVWKEFERDIGKDVIEAALKSNG; the protein is encoded by the coding sequence ATGATAAAAAGAATAATAACCGCAGCAGCTTTGATCCTTTCCACACTGGCAGCGTCTGCCTTTGCCCAGGACCCGATTGTTATCAAGTTTTCCCACGTAGTCGCGGAAAACACGCCCAAAGGCCAGATGGCAAACAAGTTTCGTGACCTGGTGCATGAACGCTTGGGAGACCGGGTAAAAGTTGAGGTCTATCCCAACTCCCAGCTCTACGGGGACAACAAAGTACTGGAAGCCATGCTGCTGGGTGATGTCCAGATGGGGGCTTTGTCGCTGTCCAAGTTCAAGCGTTATACCAAGAAGCTTCAGGTCTTTGACTTGCCCTTCCTGCTGGAAGACCTTGATGCGGTTTATCGTTTTGAAAACAGTGATACCGGTAAAAATCTGCTTCGCTCCATGGAGCGTCGCGGCATTTTAGGTCTTGGTTACCTGCACAGCGGCATGAAACAGTTTTCTGCCAATAAGCCGCTGCGGGTTCCTGAAGACGCTGCTGGTCTGAAGTTCCGGATTATGTCGTCTGATGTGCTGGCATCACAGATGCATGCCCTGAACGCCACCCCTCTCAAAAAGCCCTTCTCGGAAGTGTTCACCCTGTTACAGACCAAGGCGATTGATGGGCAGGAAAATTCCTGGTCCAACATTTACTCCAAGAAATTCTATGAAACCCAGGAATACATTACCCAGACCGACCACGGCATTATCAACTATATGATCGTGACTTCGGATGAGTTCTGGAAAGGGCTGCCAGCCGACCTTCGGGGTGAGCTGCAAAAAGCCATTGATGAATCCATTGATTTCGGTAATGCCGTTGCTAAGGAAAAGGCGACATCCGACCGTGTGGCTGTAGAGCAATCAGGACGGAGCAAGGTACTTGATTTAACACCCGAAGAGCGCAAACAGTGGGTTGAAGCGATGAGACCTGTCTGGAAAGAGTTTGAGCGTGATATTGGTAAGGATGTGATTGAAGCGGCCTTAAAGTCCAACGGATAA
- a CDS encoding IS1 family transposase (programmed frameshift) codes for MAIIKVVCAHCDTTDGVVKNGKAPSGIQRYLCRNCRQSFQLEFVYNANKPGAHERIVDMAMNGSGVRDTGRVLGISPTTVIKPLKKLVPRQVTSLPFDNEELVLICQMDEQWSYVGNKKNQRWLFYAWEPRYQRVIAHVFGRRTKKTLKKLIKLVKPYKFKFYCTDDWKPYGSELPEDSHVISKKLTQSIERTNLTLRTRLKRLTRRTICFSRSDELHDKVIGEFISRTWYQRV; via the exons ATGGCAATTATTAAAGTCGTTTGTGCTCACTGTGATACCACAGATGGTGTCGTGAAAAATGGTAAAGCGCCCTCAGGCATACAGCGCTATCTGTGTCGAAATTGCAGGCAAAGCTTCCAGCTTGAATTTGTCTACAACGCCAACAAGCCCGGTGCTCACGAGCGCATAGTGGATATGGCCATGAATGGTTCCGGTGTCAGAGATACGGGACGCGTTCTGGGCATCAGTCCAACGACGGTCATCA AGCCACTTAAAAAACTCGTCCCGCGACAGGTGACATCACTCCCCTTCGACAATGAAGAGCTGGTGCTCATCTGCCAGATGGATGAGCAATGGTCTTATGTCGGCAATAAAAAGAATCAGCGTTGGCTATTCTATGCGTGGGAACCTCGCTACCAGAGGGTGATCGCTCATGTTTTTGGTCGAAGAACGAAAAAGACCTTGAAGAAACTGATAAAGCTGGTCAAACCTTACAAGTTCAAATTTTACTGCACAGATGACTGGAAGCCCTACGGATCAGAACTGCCGGAAGATAGCCATGTTATCAGTAAGAAGCTGACCCAGAGCATCGAGAGAACAAACCTAACGCTTCGCACTCGGCTGAAGCGGTTAACACGTAGAACGATCTGTTTCTCTCGATCAGACGAACTGCATGATAAGGTTATCGGGGAGTTCATCTCACGAACGTGGTATCAACGTGTTTGA
- a CDS encoding TRAP transporter small permease produces MATSKLISKLERFEENCICLLFVSMAGLTFYEVLMRFAFNTGLMWVSELTLHVAAWFVLFGAAYGVKKGSRIKHVDTTFVR; encoded by the coding sequence ATGGCCACATCAAAGCTCATATCAAAACTAGAGCGATTCGAAGAAAACTGCATCTGTCTGCTGTTTGTCAGTATGGCAGGTTTAACGTTTTATGAAGTACTGATGCGCTTTGCATTTAATACCGGCCTCATGTGGGTGAGTGAACTGACCTTACATGTAGCGGCGTGGTTTGTGCTTTTTGGCGCTGCCTACGGGGTAAAAAAAGGGTCACGCATCAAACACGTTGATACCACGTTCGTGAGATGA
- a CDS encoding LysR family transcriptional regulator — MRRLPPLNAVHYFEITASCGSIREAARELCISPSAVSHQIAKLEQFLDCALFHRVNGRLLLSDAGKKYLGHVKRAFSQIESATWDAYENRKSEQLVIASPPSFSSLWLLPNLSDFLRDTPQLNIKLIDKLTIADCENDVDCGIEYRFNTVHDRFSEKLFNDDIVPLASPGMVKSCRLDSMDRLRGLTLIVTERRFFSWKAILSQYNWLDTCRVISVKYTHQALSAAVHGHGVALANRHNSEELVRKGHLQIPFSIDFDRSKAPSYYFSCKNKDIYTPKVNQFYLWLKNTLKAR; from the coding sequence ATGCGACGTTTACCTCCTCTGAATGCCGTCCACTATTTTGAAATAACCGCCAGCTGTGGCAGCATCCGTGAAGCTGCCAGAGAGTTGTGTATTTCCCCCTCTGCCGTCAGTCACCAGATTGCCAAATTGGAACAGTTTCTGGACTGCGCCCTGTTTCACCGGGTGAATGGTCGATTACTGTTGTCTGATGCAGGAAAAAAGTATCTGGGTCACGTGAAAAGGGCTTTTAGTCAGATAGAGTCCGCCACCTGGGACGCTTATGAAAATAGAAAGTCAGAACAATTAGTCATTGCATCCCCCCCCAGTTTTTCATCGCTCTGGCTTTTGCCCAATCTCTCTGACTTTCTGCGTGATACGCCACAGCTGAATATAAAGCTGATTGATAAACTCACCATTGCCGACTGCGAAAACGATGTTGATTGCGGCATAGAGTACCGATTTAATACCGTACACGACCGCTTTTCAGAAAAACTGTTTAACGACGATATTGTGCCGTTAGCCAGCCCCGGAATGGTTAAATCCTGTCGTCTGGATTCAATGGACAGGCTCAGGGGTTTAACGCTGATTGTGACAGAACGGCGCTTCTTCTCCTGGAAAGCTATTCTGAGTCAATACAACTGGCTTGATACCTGCCGGGTTATCTCTGTGAAATATACTCATCAGGCATTAAGCGCTGCGGTTCACGGACACGGCGTTGCCCTGGCAAACCGCCATAACTCAGAAGAGCTGGTTCGGAAAGGGCATCTGCAGATCCCTTTCTCAATTGACTTTGACAGAAGCAAAGCCCCTTCTTACTACTTCAGCTGCAAAAACAAGGATATTTATACGCCGAAAGTCAACCAGTTCTATCTCTGGCTGAAAAATACACTTAAGGCCAGGTAG
- a CDS encoding exonuclease SbcCD subunit D C-terminal domain-containing protein, with translation MPLPAHYQTVFSKAAEHKLPVVATGHLTTVNGQLSESVREIYIGTLHAFPASGFPPAAYIALGHLHKPQKVSGQEHVRYSGSPIPLSFDETATAKQVVMVSFNGSPKPEITEIPVPVFRPLLSIKGSLEAIEQQIKQISTDSGLAPWLEIEVASDDYLSDVQSPVQDMVADLPLEVLRVRRQRNTQSASLVREARETLEELDVSEVFTKRLEDEPLEDDRVQALTRAFNEVLDTIHNDVNDDLNAGKVVSEKEVAQ, from the coding sequence ATGCCATTGCCAGCGCATTACCAGACTGTATTCAGCAAAGCCGCTGAACATAAGCTGCCCGTTGTCGCCACCGGACACCTGACCACTGTCAATGGTCAACTGTCCGAGTCTGTCCGGGAGATTTATATCGGCACACTGCACGCCTTCCCTGCCAGTGGTTTTCCACCCGCAGCTTACATTGCACTGGGGCATCTGCATAAGCCCCAGAAAGTCTCCGGACAGGAACATGTTCGTTATTCCGGCTCACCGATTCCACTCAGTTTTGATGAAACCGCCACTGCCAAACAGGTCGTTATGGTGTCGTTTAACGGCAGTCCAAAACCCGAAATCACAGAAATACCGGTTCCGGTCTTTCGCCCACTGTTAAGCATCAAAGGTTCACTCGAAGCGATCGAACAACAGATCAAACAGATCAGCACAGACTCCGGCCTGGCACCCTGGCTGGAAATAGAAGTGGCGTCCGATGACTACCTGAGTGATGTCCAGAGCCCGGTTCAGGACATGGTGGCGGATCTTCCTCTGGAAGTACTCCGGGTCAGACGGCAACGTAACACCCAGTCAGCCAGTCTGGTTCGGGAAGCCCGTGAAACCCTTGAAGAACTGGACGTTTCCGAAGTATTCACAAAACGCCTTGAAGACGAACCTCTGGAAGACGACAGAGTTCAGGCATTAACCCGTGCTTTTAATGAAGTGCTGGATACTATACACAATGATGTAAACGATGATTTGAACGCCGGAAAAGTAGTGTCTGAAAAGGAAGTCGCCCAATGA
- a CDS encoding sulfite exporter TauE/SafE family protein, which translates to MPDLFIPELSIPELSIPELWLVFAAFFTSTMTAVFGIGGGVMLIGLMPGAIPATAIIPVHGLVQLSSNVSRAWFGRRFIRWDYLKRFLPGAIVGTVLASQFVLSINMDYIPLVLGLFLLIITWAPIPSLQHLPARFFSFGIIHSLMSTLGGAAGPLLAAFLSREGFNRDTLVATFAAFMSTSHLLKVSAFTALGFDFMAWLPLMLLMSISVILGSWFGTRIRPVIPEINFKTIFRWIITLLALRMMVLSLLEIF; encoded by the coding sequence GTGCCTGACCTGTTTATTCCTGAGCTATCTATCCCCGAGCTATCTATCCCCGAACTATGGCTGGTTTTTGCCGCATTCTTTACTTCGACCATGACCGCCGTATTTGGCATTGGTGGAGGCGTCATGCTGATTGGCCTGATGCCTGGCGCCATACCTGCAACGGCAATCATTCCCGTACATGGTCTGGTTCAGTTGTCCAGCAACGTCAGTCGTGCATGGTTCGGTCGTCGGTTTATTCGCTGGGATTACCTGAAGCGTTTTCTGCCCGGAGCCATTGTTGGCACTGTGTTAGCCTCACAGTTTGTACTCAGTATCAATATGGATTACATACCGCTGGTACTGGGGCTGTTTCTTCTTATCATTACCTGGGCTCCCATCCCATCATTGCAACATTTGCCCGCCAGATTCTTCTCCTTTGGCATTATTCACTCCCTGATGAGTACACTGGGTGGAGCAGCAGGACCGTTGCTGGCTGCTTTTTTATCCAGGGAAGGTTTTAACCGGGACACCCTGGTGGCCACCTTTGCTGCGTTTATGAGTACCTCCCACTTGCTTAAGGTATCCGCTTTTACGGCGCTTGGGTTCGATTTTATGGCGTGGCTACCTCTTATGCTGCTGATGAGCATCAGCGTGATCCTTGGCTCATGGTTTGGCACACGGATAAGGCCCGTCATACCGGAGATTAACTTTAAAACGATCTTCCGCTGGATTATTACCCTGCTGGCATTGAGGATGATGGTTCTCAGTCTGTTAGAAATCTTCTAA
- the nagB gene encoding glucosamine-6-phosphate deaminase, which yields MRLIPVASREDVGKWSAKHIVDRINAFEPTADRPFVLGLPTGGTPLNTYRQLIRMHQAGKVSFRHVVTFNMDEYVGIPADHPESYRTFMFENFFEHIDIPLENINLLNGNPDDLEVECARYEAKIEALGGIELFMGGVGHDGHIAFNEPGSSLASRTRPKTLTDKTRQANSRFFEGDINQVPKLALTIGVGTLLDAREVMILVTGSEKAHALKAAVEGSINHLWTVSALQMHPKAMIVCDEDATMELRVKTLKYFAELEAENIRNL from the coding sequence ATGCGTTTAATTCCTGTTGCCAGTAGAGAAGATGTCGGCAAGTGGTCTGCGAAACACATTGTGGACAGAATTAATGCATTTGAGCCAACCGCAGACCGTCCATTTGTGCTGGGACTGCCTACCGGTGGAACACCTCTCAACACCTACAGGCAACTGATAAGAATGCATCAGGCTGGCAAGGTCAGCTTCCGGCATGTAGTGACCTTCAATATGGATGAATATGTAGGTATTCCGGCGGATCATCCCGAGTCATACCGCACTTTTATGTTTGAGAATTTCTTTGAACACATTGATATTCCGCTGGAAAACATCAACCTGCTCAATGGCAATCCCGATGACCTGGAAGTCGAGTGCGCCCGCTATGAAGCGAAAATAGAAGCCCTGGGAGGGATTGAGCTGTTTATGGGTGGTGTTGGCCATGACGGACATATTGCCTTTAATGAGCCTGGTTCGTCACTGGCGTCCCGTACCCGCCCTAAAACCCTGACTGATAAAACCCGTCAGGCAAACTCACGGTTCTTTGAGGGGGATATTAATCAGGTACCCAAACTGGCTCTGACCATTGGTGTGGGAACTTTGCTGGATGCCCGTGAGGTGATGATTCTGGTAACGGGTTCAGAGAAAGCCCATGCCCTGAAAGCGGCTGTTGAAGGCTCCATCAACCACCTCTGGACGGTTTCCGCTTTGCAGATGCACCCGAAGGCCATGATCGTCTGTGATGAAGACGCAACCATGGAACTGAGGGTTAAAACCCTCAAGTATTTTGCGGAGCTGGAAGCGGAAAATATTCGTAATCTTTAA
- a CDS encoding acyl-CoA dehydrogenase family protein, with protein MIEYQEIRNSVSKLCERFPNEYWRELEKSNGYPDDFIRVLNDEGFLSVLIPEEYGGVGLGIEAAGIILEEISRSGGHPGAFHAQMYTMGTVLRHGSEDQKARYLPKIASGELRLQAFGVTEPVAGTDTTSIRTFAENRGDHYIINGSKVWISRAEHSDLILLLARTTPAGEVKRKTEGLSVFLIDMREIVGNGLTIHPIETMMNHHTTELFFDNLKIPADCLVGEEGKGFRYILDGMNAERILISYECIGDCKFFIERAKTYASEREVFGRPIGKNQGVQFPIARSYAEMRAAELMVNEAARKFDAGEHCGEEANIAKLLASEASWKAGDTCLQTHGGYGFAKEFDIERKLRETRLYQVAPVSTNLILSYISEHVLGLPRSF; from the coding sequence ATGATCGAGTATCAGGAAATCCGTAACAGCGTCAGCAAACTATGCGAACGTTTTCCCAATGAATACTGGCGTGAGCTGGAGAAATCGAATGGTTATCCTGATGACTTTATCCGGGTTTTGAACGACGAAGGTTTTTTATCTGTCCTGATTCCTGAAGAGTACGGCGGTGTAGGTCTTGGTATAGAGGCTGCCGGTATTATTCTTGAGGAAATTTCCCGATCCGGCGGTCATCCCGGAGCTTTCCATGCCCAGATGTATACCATGGGGACGGTATTACGGCATGGCTCTGAGGATCAGAAAGCCCGCTACCTGCCAAAAATTGCTTCCGGCGAGTTGCGTCTTCAGGCATTTGGTGTCACGGAACCGGTTGCGGGTACTGATACCACATCTATTCGCACGTTCGCTGAAAACAGGGGCGACCATTACATTATCAATGGCTCTAAAGTCTGGATCAGTCGTGCAGAACACTCTGACCTTATTTTGCTGTTGGCTCGTACCACTCCGGCTGGTGAAGTAAAACGCAAGACCGAAGGGTTGAGTGTATTCCTGATTGATATGCGTGAAATTGTGGGTAATGGCCTGACCATTCATCCCATTGAAACAATGATGAATCATCATACGACAGAGTTATTCTTTGATAATTTGAAAATTCCTGCCGATTGCCTGGTGGGGGAAGAAGGTAAAGGATTCCGCTACATCCTGGACGGAATGAATGCTGAACGTATTTTGATCAGCTACGAATGTATAGGGGACTGCAAATTCTTTATTGAACGAGCAAAGACCTATGCCAGTGAGCGAGAGGTTTTTGGTCGGCCTATTGGCAAGAACCAGGGGGTGCAGTTCCCGATTGCCCGGAGTTATGCCGAGATGCGGGCTGCCGAGCTGATGGTCAATGAAGCAGCAAGAAAGTTTGATGCGGGAGAGCATTGCGGCGAAGAAGCGAATATAGCCAAGCTTCTGGCTTCGGAAGCATCCTGGAAAGCGGGCGATACCTGTCTTCAAACCCATGGCGGTTATGGCTTTGCCAAAGAGTTTGATATTGAGCGGAAGCTGAGAGAAACCCGCCTCTATCAGGTGGCACCCGTATCAACGAACCTTATTCTGTCGTACATCAGTGAACACGTTCTGGGTCTTCCCCGTTCATTCTGA
- the sbcD gene encoding exonuclease subunit SbcD produces the protein MRILHTSDWHLGQHFMGKSREAEHRAFLQWLQVTVNKHNIDALIIAGDVFDTGTPPSYARTLYNQFIVNLRQTCCQQLVIVGGNHDSVATLNESRELLAFLNTTVVGGVSETPDDEVVLLKNARGEPAVALCAIPYIRPRDVLESRSGDSDSDKQLALQNAIASALPDCIQQSR, from the coding sequence ATGCGTATTCTTCACACATCCGACTGGCATCTTGGACAGCATTTCATGGGCAAAAGCAGGGAAGCGGAGCACAGGGCTTTTCTGCAATGGCTACAGGTGACGGTCAATAAACACAACATTGATGCCCTGATTATTGCCGGAGATGTGTTTGATACCGGAACTCCTCCCAGCTATGCACGAACCCTGTACAACCAGTTTATTGTGAACCTGCGACAAACCTGCTGCCAACAGCTGGTGATTGTGGGCGGGAATCATGATTCTGTCGCGACCCTCAATGAATCCCGGGAGTTACTGGCGTTCCTGAACACCACGGTTGTCGGAGGCGTATCCGAAACCCCTGACGACGAGGTGGTACTGTTGAAAAATGCCAGAGGCGAACCTGCTGTTGCCCTGTGCGCAATACCTTATATTCGCCCCCGTGATGTTCTGGAAAGCCGTTCGGGAGACAGCGACTCGGACAAACAGCTGGCTCTGCAAAATGCCATTGCCAGCGCATTACCAGACTGTATTCAGCAAAGCCGCTGA
- a CDS encoding CaiB/BaiF CoA transferase family protein encodes MSDAKPLEGVLVVSIEQAVAAPLCTSRLAAAGARVIKVERPEGDFARGYDGFVKGEASYFVWINHGKESICLDLKQNEDRLCLDRILAEADVFVQNLSVGAVARLGFGEEELRKKYPRLITCSISGYGEQNEYRDMRAYDMLVQAESGLSGISGDGRMGISVADIVTGMNAHTAIVEALHYREKNGKGCSLSLSLFGSMTDIMAVPLLQQAYSGSGPDYIGMRHPSIVPYGAFPTSGSDVVISIQNEREWQRLCLDVLESTELASHPDFASNKLRTQHRQDVESAIGAITRQFSQQELLNRLRQAKIACGVSNTLAEVLEHPAYQSVQTTLPDGQVADIPALPAQTPWLTDKVKGCPELGADTDRIKAEFDKEVRA; translated from the coding sequence ATGTCTGATGCAAAGCCTCTGGAAGGTGTGCTGGTGGTTTCTATTGAGCAGGCGGTAGCAGCACCCTTATGCACATCACGGCTGGCTGCCGCCGGGGCCAGGGTGATTAAGGTTGAACGCCCTGAAGGTGATTTTGCCCGGGGATACGACGGGTTTGTTAAGGGAGAAGCCAGCTACTTTGTCTGGATTAACCATGGCAAGGAATCCATTTGTCTCGACCTGAAACAGAATGAAGACAGGCTGTGTCTGGACCGGATACTGGCCGAGGCTGATGTGTTTGTACAAAACCTCTCTGTGGGGGCGGTGGCTCGATTAGGGTTTGGAGAAGAAGAACTCAGAAAAAAATACCCGCGCTTAATCACCTGCTCCATTTCCGGTTATGGCGAACAGAATGAATACCGGGATATGCGTGCCTACGACATGCTGGTTCAGGCTGAATCGGGGCTGTCCGGTATCAGCGGTGATGGTCGAATGGGCATCTCCGTGGCAGATATTGTAACCGGTATGAATGCTCATACAGCCATTGTAGAAGCGCTGCACTACCGGGAGAAAAACGGTAAAGGGTGTTCTCTGTCACTTTCCCTGTTTGGCAGTATGACGGACATTATGGCTGTACCTTTGTTGCAACAGGCTTACTCTGGTTCAGGCCCTGATTACATAGGTATGCGACATCCGTCGATTGTTCCTTATGGAGCCTTTCCAACCTCGGGTAGTGATGTTGTTATTTCGATACAGAATGAACGGGAGTGGCAGCGCTTGTGTTTGGACGTTCTTGAATCAACGGAGCTGGCAAGCCATCCGGATTTTGCCTCAAACAAATTGCGCACTCAGCATCGACAGGATGTTGAAAGTGCCATTGGGGCTATCACACGACAGTTTTCACAGCAGGAATTACTAAACAGGTTACGGCAGGCAAAAATTGCCTGTGGTGTCAGTAATACCCTTGCGGAAGTTCTGGAACACCCTGCTTATCAGTCTGTTCAGACAACGCTGCCTGACGGGCAGGTGGCTGATATTCCCGCCCTGCCCGCGCAGACGCCCTGGCTGACCGATAAAGTGAAAGGTTGCCCGGAACTGGGAGCGGATACGGATCGAATCAAAGCAGAATTTGATAAGGAGGTCAGAGCATGA